Proteins encoded in a region of the Clostridium beijerinckii genome:
- a CDS encoding MATE family efflux transporter, with translation MSIKYVHDMTEGNEVSHIIKFTWPMLIGNVFQQFYNLIDSIVVGKFVGANALAAVGACGSLSFLFFSVCLGLSVGIGIIISQYFGAKKEEQVKRAIANSTYVIGSSGVVMSIFGVIFARQVLQLLNTPPEILNDSVAFLRIASGGMIAVAAYNAIAAILRALGDSSTPLVFLIISCAINVVLDLIFVLKFGLGVSGTAYATVISQACAAIGCLVFALIKNPYFKLKKEHWKISESIITKCIRIGVPVAAQNSLIAVSLVALQSVVNGFGETAVAAFTATSRVEQLIQQPFNSLGAAMSTFAGQNMGANKLDRVKKGYHKSILIVAGFSLLAFLAAQFGGQAVMEVFVKDESVINLGDKAIRITSCAYFPLGMIYVTRGVLNGTGDAFYAMVNGFVEVAGRVGFSSGLAMIPFLGVWSVWVTSGLTWTITAIASVIRYRQGKWQDKSIVKPVEKTIEYKKCAEGK, from the coding sequence ATGTCTATAAAATATGTACATGATATGACTGAAGGTAATGAAGTTTCCCATATTATAAAATTCACTTGGCCAATGCTTATAGGCAATGTATTTCAGCAGTTTTATAACTTAATTGATTCAATAGTCGTAGGAAAGTTTGTTGGTGCTAATGCTTTAGCAGCAGTAGGTGCTTGTGGATCTCTAAGTTTTCTTTTTTTCTCTGTATGCTTGGGATTGTCTGTTGGTATAGGTATAATCATTTCTCAATATTTTGGAGCTAAGAAGGAAGAACAAGTAAAGAGAGCCATTGCCAATTCAACTTATGTGATTGGCTCATCTGGTGTTGTTATGAGTATATTTGGAGTTATTTTTGCACGTCAAGTTTTACAGCTTTTGAATACACCACCTGAAATCTTAAATGATTCTGTAGCTTTTTTGAGAATAGCATCAGGAGGAATGATAGCTGTAGCAGCATATAATGCTATAGCAGCCATACTTAGAGCATTAGGTGACTCGAGTACACCTTTAGTATTTTTAATTATTTCTTGTGCAATTAATGTTGTCTTAGATTTAATTTTTGTACTAAAATTTGGACTTGGTGTATCAGGTACTGCCTATGCAACTGTTATTTCTCAGGCATGTGCAGCAATTGGCTGCTTAGTATTTGCCTTGATCAAGAATCCATATTTTAAATTGAAAAAAGAACACTGGAAAATAAGTGAATCAATCATAACTAAATGCATAAGGATCGGAGTACCTGTAGCAGCTCAAAACTCACTGATTGCTGTTTCATTGGTAGCGCTTCAGAGTGTAGTAAATGGATTTGGAGAGACAGCTGTTGCAGCATTTACAGCTACTAGCAGAGTAGAACAGCTAATACAGCAGCCATTCAATTCATTAGGGGCAGCTATGTCTACATTTGCAGGTCAAAATATGGGAGCTAATAAACTGGATAGGGTAAAAAAAGGATATCACAAGAGCATTTTAATAGTAGCTGGATTTAGCCTTTTAGCATTTCTTGCAGCCCAATTTGGCGGACAGGCTGTAATGGAAGTGTTTGTTAAAGATGAATCAGTAATAAATCTTGGAGATAAAGCAATAAGGATTACAAGTTGTGCATACTTTCCTCTTGGAATGATTTACGTTACAAGAGGTGTACTAAATGGTACAGGAGATGCATTTTATGCTATGGTTAACGGTTTTGTTGAAGTGGCTGGAAGAGTTGGATTTTCGAGTGGACTAGCTATGATTCCTTTCCTAGGAGTTTGGAGTGTGTGGGTAACAAGTGGACTAACTTGGACTATTACAGCTATAGCAAGCGTAATACGTTACAGGCAAGGTAAGTGGCAAGATAAATCCATAGTTAAACCAGTTGAAAAAACTATAGAGTACAAAAAGTGTGCTGAGGGCAAGTAA
- a CDS encoding AraC family transcriptional regulator, with the protein MYPFFEANKSGDQNFFSSKILENFSFPPHLHPYVEIAYVIEGSIEVTINDTQRCLKAGEVSICFPNDIHTFNSDGFSNIILFIFSPDLTRSFFGIRMDKTLENPFMSKNIVDDGISPLLYMLHDEYKSVNNKYVIKGLLYTILGKLDSHFTFKKSSTFYNSTMQNLLKYIEIHYHEKISLDSIAKDLGFSKFYLSRIFSNKIGYQFNDYINRLRINKAQKLLSETDLPVTVIALECGFESQRNFNRIFKELTALTPTKFRTGI; encoded by the coding sequence ATGTATCCTTTTTTTGAAGCGAATAAATCTGGTGATCAAAACTTTTTTAGTTCAAAAATTTTAGAAAATTTCAGTTTTCCTCCACACTTACATCCATATGTAGAAATAGCTTATGTTATTGAAGGCTCTATAGAAGTTACAATAAACGATACTCAACGCTGCCTTAAGGCTGGTGAGGTTTCTATATGTTTCCCCAATGATATACATACTTTTAATAGTGATGGATTTTCAAATATTATTCTATTTATTTTCTCACCAGATCTTACACGCAGCTTCTTTGGTATACGAATGGACAAAACACTGGAGAATCCATTTATGTCAAAAAATATTGTAGATGATGGGATAAGTCCTCTTTTATATATGCTTCATGACGAATATAAAAGCGTTAATAACAAATACGTTATTAAAGGGCTTTTATACACCATACTTGGAAAACTTGATTCGCATTTTACATTTAAAAAAAGTAGCACCTTTTATAATAGTACAATGCAAAATCTACTTAAATACATTGAGATTCATTACCATGAGAAAATTTCACTTGATAGTATAGCGAAAGATTTAGGTTTCAGCAAATTTTACCTCTCAAGAATTTTTTCAAATAAGATTGGCTACCAATTTAATGATTACATAAATAGATTACGAATAAATAAAGCTCAAAAACTCCTTAGCGAAACAGACCTTCCAGTTACAGTTATAGCTTTAGAATGTGGCTTTGAAAGTCAGAGAAATTTTAATAGAATTTTCAAAGAACTAACTGCTCTTACTCCTACAAAATTTAGAACAGGTATATGA
- a CDS encoding DUF2500 domain-containing protein: MIGFQLIFFVFVAFIIFINISKYIKNENSPIISTKAKLIKKKRETCTNTDSNGVMTTTEKLILEFELDTGSEMKFTVGRRVFKNVPEHEWGTLTFQGTRFLKFNSSNGVVEK, encoded by the coding sequence ATGATTGGATTTCAGCTAATATTTTTTGTTTTTGTGGCTTTTATAATTTTTATAAACATCAGTAAATATATTAAAAATGAAAACTCACCAATTATATCCACTAAGGCGAAATTAATTAAGAAAAAAAGAGAAACGTGCACAAATACAGACAGCAATGGAGTTATGACAACTACCGAAAAGTTAATTTTAGAATTTGAGTTAGACACTGGGAGTGAAATGAAATTTACAGTTGGAAGACGTGTCTTCAAAAACGTTCCAGAACATGAATGGGGAACATTAACTTTTCAAGGCACACGCTTTTTAAAGTTTAACTCATCAAATGGAGTTGTTGAAAAATAG
- a CDS encoding pseudouridine synthase, producing the protein MRLDKFLAEAAVGSRKNVRIYIKEGMVKVNKEMVTEPAMEIDENCDVIEYLNEIINYAGKLYYMFNKPAGCITAKTDEIHKTVFDFLGEAGTKGIFHVGRLDKDTEGLLLFTNDGEFEHKVMYPEKHVEKTYFFWALGSLSEEDKKQLEQGTFIGQGKILTKPAKIQVDKFGIYEDLKHEMATDNVNNINSNHCTQPVISGYLTISEGRKHQVKRMLKSVGCYVVYLKRISIGGLALDKSLEKGQYRSLTKVEIQKVLGNL; encoded by the coding sequence ATGCGATTAGATAAATTTCTAGCAGAGGCGGCTGTTGGAAGCAGAAAAAATGTCAGAATTTATATTAAAGAAGGCATGGTAAAGGTAAATAAAGAGATGGTAACAGAGCCTGCAATGGAAATTGATGAAAACTGTGATGTCATTGAGTATCTTAATGAGATAATCAACTATGCTGGAAAATTATATTACATGTTTAACAAACCAGCAGGTTGTATTACTGCAAAAACTGATGAGATTCATAAGACAGTATTTGATTTTTTGGGCGAAGCTGGTACGAAAGGAATATTTCATGTTGGAAGGTTAGACAAGGATACAGAAGGATTATTGTTATTTACAAATGATGGAGAATTTGAACATAAGGTAATGTATCCAGAAAAGCATGTTGAAAAAACTTATTTCTTTTGGGCATTAGGTTCTTTGAGCGAAGAAGATAAGAAACAATTAGAACAGGGAACTTTTATTGGACAAGGTAAAATATTAACTAAGCCTGCAAAGATACAAGTAGATAAGTTTGGCATATATGAAGATCTTAAACATGAAATGGCTACCGATAATGTGAACAATATAAACTCAAATCATTGTACACAGCCAGTCATTTCAGGATATCTTACTATTTCAGAAGGACGCAAGCATCAAGTAAAGCGTATGTTAAAATCTGTAGGCTGCTACGTTGTATATTTAAAGAGGATTTCAATTGGTGGACTAGCTTTAGACAAATCACTAGAGAAAGGGCAGTATAGGTCTTTGACAAAGGTAGAAATTCAAAAGGTGTTAGGAAATTTATAA
- a CDS encoding DUF871 domain-containing protein, protein MRRLGISVYPMHSSAREIEDYIKLAYKYNFKRIFTCLLSFDGSKEVIINNFKKIIQCANENDMEVLADISPKVFDELGIDYNNLDFFNELGLYGIRLDLGFSGLEESIMSFTSKKLKIELNMSNGTKYIDNIFSYMPNADNILGCHNFYPHRYTGLSYEHFIKTSKQFKALGIRTAAFISSHSADHGPWPVNEGLCTLEIHRDLPITVQAKHLWASDLIDDVIIANAFASEEELKALSKIDPYVLTLNCEINKNVPELEKKIVLEEFHFNRGDVSDYLIRSTQSRVKYKDQNFEVFNTPDIRRGDIIIESSLYGHYAGEMQIAKKTMKNSGKSNVVARIAEEELFLIDTIAPWQKFKLVNN, encoded by the coding sequence ATGAGAAGGCTAGGAATATCAGTTTATCCTATGCACAGTAGTGCAAGAGAAATAGAAGATTATATAAAATTAGCATATAAATATAATTTTAAAAGAATTTTTACATGCCTTTTATCATTTGATGGAAGTAAAGAAGTAATAATAAATAATTTCAAGAAAATAATACAATGTGCAAATGAAAATGATATGGAAGTATTAGCAGATATAAGCCCTAAAGTATTCGATGAACTTGGAATTGATTATAATAATTTAGATTTTTTCAATGAGCTAGGACTCTATGGTATAAGACTTGATCTTGGATTTAGTGGTTTAGAAGAATCTATTATGTCCTTTACAAGTAAGAAATTAAAAATAGAATTAAACATGAGCAATGGGACAAAATATATAGATAATATATTTTCTTATATGCCAAATGCAGATAACATATTAGGATGTCATAATTTTTATCCACACAGATATACAGGATTAAGCTACGAACATTTTATAAAAACCAGCAAGCAGTTCAAAGCGTTAGGAATCAGAACAGCAGCATTTATTTCATCTCACAGTGCAGATCATGGTCCATGGCCTGTAAACGAGGGATTATGCACTCTTGAGATTCATAGAGATCTTCCAATAACAGTTCAAGCAAAGCATTTATGGGCATCTGACTTAATAGATGATGTAATTATTGCAAATGCCTTTGCTAGTGAAGAAGAATTAAAGGCATTAAGTAAAATAGATCCTTATGTTTTGACATTAAATTGTGAGATAAATAAAAATGTACCTGAATTAGAGAAGAAAATAGTTCTTGAGGAATTTCATTTTAACAGAGGAGATGTATCAGATTATTTAATAAGATCAACTCAAAGTAGAGTTAAATATAAAGACCAAAATTTTGAAGTATTTAATACTCCAGATATAAGAAGAGGAGATATTATTATAGAAAGTTCATTATATGGACATTATGCAGGAGAAATGCAGATAGCTAAAAAAACTATGAAAAACTCCGGCAAATCAAATGTAGTAGCAAGAATCGCAGAAGAAGAACTGTTTTTGATTGATACAATAGCTCCATGGCAAAAATTTAAATTAGTAAATAATTAA